The genomic stretch CAAGCTGGCCGGCGCGTTGGCCAAAGCCGGCATTGATGGTGCGTCGGGCGCAGTCGTGGTGACGTCACGCGTGTCGGTCGAGATGGTGCAGAAGACCGCCTCTATCGGCGCGGCCTTCATTATCGCCGTCTCGGCTCCGACGGCCCTTGCCATCCGCACCGCGCAAGAAGCCGGCATGACGCTGGTGGCGCTGGTGCGCGGCGATGATTTCGATGTTTTCACCCACCCCGACCGGGTGGTCTTGGGAGTTACCCAGCATGTCGCATGACGAAGGCCACATCACCAGCACCAGGGAAAAGCTGGTGCGCATGGCCAACCAGATCGCGGCCTTTTTTCATTCCAGGCCACGCGAGGAAGGTGTTGCGGGCGTCGCCGAGCATATCAACAAGTTCTGGGAGCCGAGGATGCGGCGGCAGTTCTTCGAGATGCTGGACAGCGGCGACAAAAGTTTTGACGAACTCGTCGTGATAGCCGCGGCCAGGATCAAGCGGCCAATCACGCCGGCGGAAGCCGATCTCAAGCTCGGGCTGAACGCCTCTCCAGCCGACGTCGCCGCCTCGCAAAAGTAACCCGGGCGGCGTCGGACTACATTTCGTTCTGCTAAAGTTTAAGCTGCCGCAGCCGTGGCGGCTCTGCTATGATTAGCGACCAGAAGTCGTCAGGCCGGGCGGAAAACTCGTGAGGCCGATCGAGACCCGATATGCCCTCAGTGGCGATGTGCGGATCGCCTATCAGGTGGTCGGCCAGGGATCGTTCGATCTCGTCTTCGTGCCGGGCTTCATTTCCAATCTCGACCTGCACTGGGAAGACGAGGGCTACTCCAGGCTCTTGAAGCGGCTGTCGGCGTTCTCGCGGCTGATCCTGTTCGACAAACGCGGCACCGGCCTTTCCGACCGTGTCGATGCGCACAACCTGCCCAGTCTTGAAACGCGTATGGACGATGTGCGCGCGGTGATGGACGCCACCGGCAGCGGCCGGGCTGCCTTGCTTGGCGCGTCCGAAGGCGCGCCTATGGCAATGCTGTTCGCCGCCACCTATCCCGAGCGGACGCGGGCGCTGGCGCTCTATGGCGGCTATGCGCATTTCCACAAATGGGTGATGCCGCCGGAACGCCTCAACGCCTTCATCGCCAAGGCCGACACGGCCTGGGGCACGGGCGCCACCTTGCCCAATTTCGCGCCGGGCCGGGTCGACGACCCGCATTTTACCCAGTGGTGGGCGCGTTTCGAACGCCTGTCGGCGAGCCCGACGGCAGCAGCGGCGCTGGCGCGGATGAACGCGGAAATTGACGTGCGTGGCGTGCTGGCGGCGATCAGCGCGCCGACGCTGCTCATCCATCGCCGCAACGATGCGCGGGTCGATCCCGACGCCAGCCGCTTCCTGGCCAGGAAAATCCCGAATGCGCGGCTGGTCGAGATTCCCGGGCGCGACCATCCGATCTGGACCGGCGACGTCGACCGGGTCGCCGACCTGATCGAGGAGTTTCTGACCGGCGAGCGCGCCGTCGCCGAAGCGGACCGCGTGCTGGCGGCCCTTCTGGTGACGCGCATCTACGATACGACGCGGATGGGCGACCGCATGTGGAGCGAACGCAGCGAGCGCTTCCAGGAAACCTGGCGGTTGCTGGTCGGGCGCCATGGCGGCCGCGCGCTGGGCACGCAGGGTGAGATGATGATTTCGCGCTTCGATGGCCCGGCGCGCGCCATACGCTGTGCGGCGGCACTGCGCGAAGCGGCGAAAGGGCTCGGCGTGGCCAGCGCGCAGGGCGCGCATGTCGGCGAGATTGAACTGCGCGGGCCGCCGGTGGGGCTGACGGCGCGCGTGACGATGCAGCTTGCTGCGCACGCCAGCCGAGGCGACATTCTCGCGTCGCGGCTGGTCGCGGATCTGGCAACCGGCTCGGGCCTTCATTTCGAAGACGCCAGCCGGGTCACGCTGGACGATCTCGATGAGCCGATGGCACTGGTGCGGGCAATGTCGGAACAGCATCTGGAGCCCGACTGCCGCGCCAGGACCAAAGCGACCGAACCGGCCGTGCTGACGGCGAGGGAAAGCGAGGTGGTGAGCCTGATTGCCGACGGCAAGAGCAATGCTGCGATTGCCGCCGAACTCAGGCTGAGCGAGCACACGGTCAAGCGCCACGTCGCCAACATATTGCTCAAGCTCGACCTGCCGTCGCGAGCGGCGGCAGCCGCATTCTCGGTCCGGCACACTGGCCCGGACGGGCCATGAGAGCCATGGCCCGTCCGGGCGAAGCGGCCATGCCGACGCAGGCGCTATCAATTCTCCCCATGCAGGGCAGGCGGATGTCGCCTTTGAAGGCGCTGCGAACGGAGGATGAAATGCTCAAGTCAAAGCGGAATGTCAGATCACTGGTGATCGCGGCGAGCATTGGCGCGCTGTTCACGATCACTCCCGCAAAGGCCGAGGATGCCTCGGCAACGGCCGCCTACAAGGACATTCAGGCAACGCTCGGCTCGGTGCCGGACATGTTCAAGACCTTGCCCGATGTCGCGATCGCCGGCGCCTGGGCCGAAATCAAGGGCGTCCAGCTCAATCCGAAAACCGCTCTGGACGGGAAGACCAAGGAGCTGATGGGCCTTGCGGTCGCCTCACAGATCCCCTGCCAATATTGCATCTACTTCCACACCGAGGCGGCCAAGCTCAATGGCGCCAGCGACGAGGAGATCAAGGAGACGATCGCGATGGCGGCGATCGTGCGCCACTGGTCGACGATGCTCAACGGCAGCCAGGTCGATCTCGCCACTTTCAAGAAGCAGACCGACGACGTGTTCGCGGCCGTCAAGGCGAAGTCGCAGTGAAGATTCCTGCCTGGCGGCAAACACCGGGCATCGCCTACCGAACATCAACGGCCCGATCGTGAAGACGGGCACATGGAGGATAAAATGTTGACCAAGACTCAAGTCGTGGATGGCGCGGCGATCAAGAAGGCGATCGAGGGCCGCGACGGCAAGATGCTGTCGAGCTTCTACGCCGACGACGCGGTGGTGCGGGTGATCGACCGCAACAACCCGCCGAGCAAACCGCGCGAAGTCCGCGGGCGCGCGGCGATCGCCACCTTCTGGGACGACATTTGCAGCCGGGCGATGACCCACAAGGTCGACACCACGATTGCCGACGGCGACAGCCTCGCCTTCACCCAGGCCTGCGCCTATCCGGACGGCACGAAAGTGTTCGCCGCGGCAATGCTGGAGCTGAAGAACGGGCGTATCGCGCGGCAGACCGTCGTGCAGGCCTGGGACGAGTAGATCAACCGCGGCTCGCCGCAATCTCGGAGGGAAAAAAGATGTTCAGCGCCAGATGGCAGATCGACGCCAAATTCGGGCACAAGCAGACCGTGCTCGAGCTGCTGAAGAAATGGGAACGCGAGATCGGCTCGCAGGTCGGCCTCGCCGATCTGAAGTTCCAGATCATGACGGGATCGATCGGCGCCCGGGAAGCGACGGTCGAGTCGCATCACCAGGTCGAGAGCCTGGCCCAGTTGGAGTCGTTCTTCGCAAAGATCGGCAAGATCGACGCGCACGCCAAATGGGGCAAGGAGATCGAGCCCTATGTCGTGTCAGGCACCAGCCTGTGGAACATCTATCGCATCGTCGAGTAGCGGTCTTTCCCCGTGAACGGCAGGGCTATCGCATACGGGCGATGGCTCTGCCGTTCACGGGGGAGAAGCGAAAATGGCCACACCCGGCCCTTCGCTATGGCTCCGGGCGTTCGTCGCTCGAACAGCCCATTTGGGGGCTTTTCATCCGCTGCGCGGACCGCTTCTCACCCATGCGCAACCATCACATGCCGCACGGCGGTATAATCCTCCAGCGCGTAGAGCGACATGTCCTTGCCATAGCCGGACTGCTTTAGCCCGCCATGCGGCATCTCGTTGGTCAGCATGAAGTGGGTGTTGATCCAGGTGCAGCCATATTGCAGGCGGGCCGCCGTCGCCATGGCGCGCGACACGTCCTTGGTCCACACCGATGACGCCAGGCCGTAGTCGCTGTCATTGGCCCAGTTCACCGCCTCGTCGACTTCGGTGAAGCGGGTGATCGAGACGACCGGGCCGAAGACTTCGCGGCGCACGATCTCGTCCTCCTGCAGCGCACCCGCGACGACGGTCGGCTGGTAGTAGAAGCCGGACCCCACGCCCGGCTTGCCGCCGGTGGTGATCTCGATATGCTTCAGTTCTGCGGCGCGCTCGACAAAGCTCGAGACGCGGTCGCGCTGACGGCGCGAGATCAGCGGGCCGATCTCGTTTTCGGTGTCGTCCGGCTGGTTGTACTTGATGGTCGAGACGGCGGAGGAGAGATCGGCGACAAGCTTGTCGTAGATCTTCTTGCCGGCATAGATGCGGCAGGCCGCGGTGCAGTCCTGGCCGGCATTGTAGTAGCCGAAGGCGCGCAAGCCGTTGACGACGGCACCGAGATCGGCGTCGTCGAAGACGATGACCGGCGCCTTGCCGCCGAGTTCGAGATGCGTGCGCTTGACCGATTTGGCAGCGGCCTGCAGCACCTTCTTGCCGGTGGCGACGTCACCGGTGATCGAGATCATGTTGACCTTGGGGTGGTTGATCAGCGTGTTGCCGACGCTGTCGCCGCGGCCGAGCACGACATTGACCACACCTTCCGGCAGGATATCGGCAAGAATCTTTGCAAGCTTCAGCGCTGTCAGCGGCGTCTGCTCCGACGGCTTGAAGACGACGGTGTTGCCGCCGGCGATTGCCGGCGCCAGTTTCCAGGCCATCATCATCAGTGGATAGTTCCACGGCGCGATCGAAGCGACGATGCCGATCGGGTCGCGCCGCACCATCGAAGTATGGCCAGGCAGATATTCGCCGGCGACGACGCCCGGCATCGAGCGGACGGCGCCGGCGAAGAAGCGGTAGCAGTCGACGATCGCCGGGATCTCGTCATTGAGCACGGCATTGATCGGCTTGCCGCAGTTCAGCGCTTCGAGTGCCGCGAACTCTTTCGCTTCGGCTTCGATGCGGTCGGCGATCTTCAAGAGGTAGCCGGAGCGCTGCGCCGGAGTCGTGCGCGACCATAAGACGAACGCTTGTTCGGCAGCCAGCACCGCCGCCTCAATCTGTGCCTGGTTGGCCTCGGGCAGGTTGAGAATGGTCGCCCCGGTCTTCGGATTGAGGATCGGCTCTTCGGCTTCTGTGCCCTTCTCGAATTTCGAGCCGATCAGCATCTGGGTGTCCATGGAAGTCTCTCCCTTGAGATCATTTGCCCGAACCGGCGATCTGGTCACCGTCGCGGGTCAGGTAATAGGCAAACAGGATCGGCAGCAGCGTCACCAGCACGACGACCATGGCCACGACATTGGTGACCGGACGTTGGCGCGGACGGATCAGTTCCTCCAGCATCCAGATCGGCACCGTCTGCTGCTGGCCGGCGGTGAAGGTGGTGACGATGACTTCGTCGAACGAAAGGGCAAAGGCCAGCATGCCGCCGGCCAGCAGTGCGGTGGCAATGTTGGGCAGCACGACATGCCGGAAGGTCTGGAAGCCGTCGGCACCGAGATCCATAGAGGCCTCGATCATCGAACCCGACGTGCGGCGGAAGCGGGCCACCGCATTGTTGTAGACGACGACGACGCAGAAGGTGGCGTGGCCGAGCACGATCGTCCAGAACGAGAACGGGATCTCGGCCAGCGAAAAAGCCGAGCGCAGCGCGATGCCGGTGATGATGCCGGGCAGCGCGATCGGCAGGATGACCAGCAGCGAGATGGTTTCACGGCCGAAGAACTTTGTCCGCGACACCGCCGCTGAACAGAGTGTGCCGAGGATCAGCGCAATCGCCGTCGAGATGGCGGCAACGCGCACCGACAGCGACAGCGCTTCCCAGACATCGGGCCGGTTCCAGGTGACGGCGAACCACTGCGTGGTCAGCCCAGGCGGCGGCCAGACGAAGCTCTTCTCCTCCGTCGTGAAGGCGTAGACGAAGATCAGCAGGATCGGCAGATGCAGGAACAGCAGGCCGCAAGCGGCGGCGATCTTCAGCGAAAGAGGCGCGGACTGGCCACGATCAGAGCGCATCGAAGGCCCCCATGCGCTTGGCACCCCAGAGGTAGAAACCCATGATGACGATGGGCACGACGGTGAAGGCGGCGGCGAGCGGGATATTGCCGGCGGTGCCCTGCTGCGAATAGACGGCCTGACCGATGAACAGCCGCGACGTCCCGATGATCTGCGGGATGATGTAGTCGCCCAATGTCAGCGAGAAGGTGAAGATCGAGCCGGCGACGATACCGGGCAACGCCAGTGGAAACAGCACATTGCGGAAGGTCTGGCCGGGCGATGCGCCGAGATCGGAGGAAGCCTCGACCAGATTGCCGGGCACGCGCTCGAGGGCTGCCTGCACCGGCAGGATCATGAACGGCAGCCAGACATAGACGAAGACGATGAAGGTGCCGGTGAACGACACCGACAGCGAGTTGCCGCCGACGACCGGCAGCGACAACCAGGCATCAAGCAGCCACAGCAAATGCAGCTTGGCGAGCAGCCAGGTCAAAATGCCTTCCTTGGCCAGGATCAGCTTCCAGGCATAGATCTTGACCAGATAGCTCGACCACAGCGGCAGCATGACGCCGAGATAGAACAGCGCCTTCCAGCGGCCGCGCGCATAGCGCGCCGCATAGTAGGCGATGGGGAAGGCGACGATGGCCGAGGCCAGCGTGACCAGAGCCGCCATCGTCACCGTGCGCAGGATGATGTCGAGATTGGCGGCTTGCAACAGGTCGCCATAGGTCTTCAGCGTGAACTGGCGGTTGATGAGGCCGGAATACTCGTCGATGGAGAAAAAGCTCTGCGCCAGGAGCGCGAACAGCGAGCCGATATAGACGATGCCGAGCCACAGCACCGGCGGCAAAAGCATGAGCAGGAGCAGGAGTTGCGGCCGGCGCCAGAACAGGTCCGACAGCGCACCACGCATGCCGCCGCTGCCGGGCAGGATGGCGGGGGCCGTGGCGCGCGGCATGGTGGCGTCGAGGCTCATGCCGGCTCGTCCATCAGATGCAGGTGCTCGCGGTTGAAGGTCAGCACCACCGCCTCGCCTTCCGCCGGCAGGGTCGTGCCGGCCGGCACGATGGCGTGCAGCTTGAGCCCGTCGGCATCGAGCGCCAGCCTGGTGGTGGCGCCGAGATAATTGGTCGAGACGAGGCGGGCGGCGACGCCTTCGCCGCTTGCGGCGCGGCCGACTCGAATGGATTCGGGGCGCAAGCTGCCCCAGCGATGCTGGCCGGAATAGCGCTGGACGAAGTCCGGCGGCAGCACGTTGGAGGAACCGACGAAATCGGCGACGAAACGCGTCTTCGGCCGCTGATAGATGTCCTCCGGCGTGCCGATCTGCATGATCCTGCCGTCGTTGAAGACGGCGACGCGGTCGGCCATCGACAGCGCTTCGCCCTGGTCGTGGGTGACGAAGACGAAGGTGACGCCGAGCGCCTTCTGCAGCGATTTCAGCTCTTCCTGCATGTTCTCACGCAGCTTGAGGTCGAGCGCGCCGAGGGGTTCGTCGAGCAGCAGCACCTTTGGCTGGTTGACCAGCGCGCGGGCGAGCGCGACGCGCTGGCGCTGGCCACCGGAAAGCTGGCCGGGGCGACGGGCGCCGTAGCCTGGCAGCCGCACCAGCGACAGCGCCTCTTCCGCTGCCTTGTGCCGCTCGGCCTTGCCGACGCCCTTGACCATCAGCCCGTAGGCGACGTTGTCCAGCACATTGAGATGCGGGAACAGCGCATAGTCCTGGAACACCGTGTTGACGTTGCGGCGATAGGGCGGCACGCCCTCGGCGCGTTCGCCGAAGATCGAGATCGATCCCGCCGTCGGCTGCTCGAAGCCGGCGATCAGGCGCAGGCATGTCGTCTTGCCGGAACCGGACGGCCCGAGCATGGCGAAGAACTCGCCCGGCGCAACGTCGAGATCGACCGCGTCGACAGCGCGAACGCTGCCGAAATGGCGCGAGACTTTCTGGAAGGAGACGGCAGAGGTCATGGGCTGTCAGTCTGTTGTCGGTTCGGTTCTATTGAACCATCTTCGCCTGCAAATCATGGCTTGGATGGCAAATTCACGCGCCACTTCACCTCCTCCTCGATGGGGGAGGTCGCGGCGAAGCCGCGGGTGGAGGTGATGGCGCGGACCTAGCGGACAGGCCCCACCCCGACGCTACGCGTCGACCCTCCCCGCGGGGGGAGGTAATGGCGTTACCGTCCGCCGATGACGCCGATATAGTCCGACACCCAGCGGTAGTACGGCACGCACTGGTCTTTCTGGGTGACGCATTTCGAGACCGGCGTTTTCCAGAACTTGATCTTGTCGAAGTTGTCGTAGCCGTTGGTCTTGCAGCCTTCCTCGCCGAGCAGTTCATTGCCCTTGCAGGCGGCGGGCACCACGGGGAGCGAGCCGAACCAGGCCGAGACATCGCCCTGCACCTTGGGTGACAGCGAATGTTCGAGCCACATATAGGCGCAATTCGGATGCGCCGCGTCGGCTTCCATCATGGTGGTGTCGGCCCAGCCGGTGACGCCTTCTTCCGGCACGGTCGAGGCAACCGGCTTCTTGGCGGCAACCAGCGTGTTGACCTGATACGGCCACGAACCGGAGGCGACGACGCCTTCATTCTGGAAATCATCGACCTGGATGGCGGCGTCATGCCAGTAACGGCCGACCAGGGTGCGCTGGACGCGCAGCAGGTCGAGTGCTGCCTTGTACTGGTCCTCGTTCAGCTCGTAGGGGTCCTTGATACCGAGTTCCGGCTTGTGGAACATCAGATAGTTGGCGGCGTCCGCGATATGGATCGGCCCGTCATAGGCCTGGACGCGGCCCTTGTTGGACTTGCCGTCCGGCAGCTTCATCTCTTCGAAGACGACGTTCCAGCTCTTCGGCGCTTCCTTGAACACTTCGGTATTATACATCAGGATGTTGGGGCCCCACTGATAGGGGACGCCGTAATGGACCTTGTCGACGGTGAACCAGGGCGCGTCCTTGAGGCGATCGTCGACCGCCTTCCAGCTCGGAATGAGATCGGTGTTGATCGGCTGCACGCGCTTGCCGGCAACCAGGCGCAGCGAGGCATCGCCCGAAGCCGTGACAAGGTCGAAGCCGCCCTCGTTCATCAGCGAGACCATCTCGTCCGAGGTGTTGGCGGTCTTGACGTTGACCTTGCAGCCGCTGTCCTTCTCGAAGGCAGTGACCCAGTCATAGCCCTTGTCGGTCTCGCCGCGCTCGATATAGCCAGGCCAGGCAACGATGTTGACCTGGCCTTCGCCCTTGCCGAGTTCCTTGACCTGGGCGACGGCCTGACCCGAGAAGGTCAGCGCGACCGTCAGCGCAGTGCATGACTTCAGGAATGAATTCATCATCGATCTCCCATTTTGGCGCATGATCCCCGAAACCGCTCCGGTTTTCGCCAAGATCACGCGCGGACTGTAAAACTGCCGGTTCGTCCTGTGGACTTGATGTCGCTCTTGTGGCGGCTTTGGCCCCTGAAACGGAAGGTGCTTGGAAAATTCCGGTTTCGCAAATTCATTTATCAGAAAGGCGATATCGGTTTTCCCGATAGATTGACACCCTTCAATCAGGGGCGCTGGCGGACCGTCCGCTGCGACTGGGCAAGGCCGATGAAATCGCGCGCCGCTTGCGGCAGGCCGGAGCCGCGACGCCAGACCATGCCGACCTGCACCACCGGCAAGGAGCCCGAAATATCGCGCGATTCGATGCGGTCGCCTTCCAGCGACCAGGGCCGGTAGACGAGGTCGGGCAAAAGCGCCACGCCGGCACCGGTGGCGACCAGGCTGCGCACCGCCTCGACCGAGCGGGTGCGGAAGGCGACATGCGGCTTGGCGCCGATCGCCGTCAGCAGTTTTCCCGTGTTCTCCTCGATCTCGTCGACGGTCAGCATGATCAGCGGCTCGCCGGCAATGTCGCCAATACTTATGATGTCGGCGCCGGCGAGCGAATGGCCGAGCGGCAGCCACAGGCGGTAGGCCGAGACCTCGAGGATTTCCGACTGCAGCGCGGTGCGGTCGCGCAGGTTCGAGGTGACCATGACGGCGATGTCGAGCTTGCCGCCGATCAGGAGATGTTCGAGATAATCGCCATTGTCCTCGATGGCCGAGACCTCGACGCCCGGATAGGCGCGGCGGTAGCGGGCGAGCAGATCCGACAGGACATAGCCGGCGACCAAAGACGTAACGCCGAGCTGCAGCCGCCCGCCCGCCACTGCCTGTTCTCCGGAAAAAGAGCGGCGGGCGTCGGAGACATCGGCGAGGATCTTGGTCGCGTGGCGCAGGAACTGATGGCCCTTGTGGGTGATGTTGAGGCCACGCGGATGGCGCTCGAACAGCTCGACGCCGAGATCGCTTTCGAGTTCCTTGATGGCTTCGGTGACCGACGATTGCGAAATGGAAAGGTTCTGCGCCGCGCCCGACACCGTGCCTTGCTCGGCGACGGCGATGAAGAACTGCAACTGGCGGATGGTGAAAGCCATGGCCGGACTAAACACCGGCGGACAAGCGAAGGAAAGCCGATGGCGGAGCTTATCCCATGACTGGAGAGCTGGCGCTCAGCCGAGCATAAGCCTGATGCGCCGCCGGCATGCGGGACCATAGCGTAGTGCCAGCATAAAGGCCGTCTCCAGCGCCACCACGATGACAATGATGCGGAAGCCCACCGTGAAGGTACCCTGGCCACTGCCGTGCAGGAGATAGCCGGTTACGAGAAAGCCCAAGTTCCACAGCGTAGCGCCGAGCAGCGTCGCGGCCGCGAAGGGCAGAGCGGGCAGGCAAAGCGCGCCGGCCGCGATCGGCAGGTAATTTCGCACGGTCGGGATGAACTGCGCCAGCAGGGACACAAAGACATGATTGCGCCGGTAGGCCTGGCCAAGCTTGCGATAGGTTGCAGGGCGCAGGAAGACATATCTGCCGGCACGTTCGATCAGCCTGTCGGCACGGTCAAATCCGATCCGGCGGCCGACCCCATACCAGACAAGGCAGCCGGAAAAGGAGGCAAGCGTCGTCACCGTCAGCAGGATCGCCAGTGTGGACACATCCGGCGCAGCCGTCATGCCCAGGAACAGCAACAGCACATGCGAGGGCGGCACCGGCAGAATCTTCTCGGTGAAGGCAAGGCAGAAGACGCCGAACAGGCCGAAGCCGAGAATGACCGACAAAGGACCTGTCATGCGAAGCGCCAATCATAGATTCCCAGCGTCTTGATCCTGGCGACGCGGTATACCGTTGCCGGCGGAAAATTGCGAAAGGTATGGCCGACCCGCGTGACCTCGAGATCGAGCCGGTCGAGCAGCGACTGGTCGAACGGGCAGCGTCGGCCGAGCGTGAACTGATAGAGCGCCCCGCCCGGGCGAAGGTTTGCGAAAACGCCTTCGAGAATGGCGAGCGTCTTGCGCGGCGAAATCAGACGGAAGGGCAACCCGCTGACGGCAGCACCGACGACCGGACTCTGGAACAGCGACAGATGTTGCAGACCGACGGCATCCATTTCGAAAATACGAGCGGCGGGAAAGCGCCGCATGAGCAGTGCCGCAAAATCCGGATCGGATTCGATCAAAGTCAGATCCTCTTCCCTCACCCCGCGCGAAAGCAGCGCCCGTGTGAACGGACCGGTTCCGGGACCGAGCTCCAGCACGGGGCCAGTCTCGGGACCGATGTCGCGCGTCATCAAGGCCGCCAGGCTGGAACTGGATGGCGTGACGGACCCGACCCTGAACGGTGCCATGGTCCAGGCCATGAGAAAAGACAGAGCGTCATTTGCAGACATAACCAAACCTCAATTGCGGACGACAGCATGCCAACCAGTTTGGTGTGGCGTTCTGATTTCGTTTCGGCGTCGGACCCGAACCTGTTGCTGCATATCCGGGCCCGACGCCTTGACGCCGGCATGGGCGGTTCCTGCCGACCGGCGCTGTTTGCCGTCACTGGATTGCATAGACATTGCGCAACATCGCGGGCGCAAAGAAAGAACTTGCCGGCCTCGGTGCATTCGGCTTTGCCATGTCTACGCAATGTTGGCGCGGTAGCGCCCGACCCGATGTGATTACCCGGGAGATGGTGGATGCGTATCTTGCTGGTCGAGGACGAACCCGAAATGGTCTCGGCGCTGCGTGCAGCGCTGAAACGTCACGACATGGTGGTCGACCACGCCGGCACATTGCTGGAGGCCGAGGGCTTCGTTGCCGTCGACAGCTACGACGCCATCCTGCTTGACCGCCAGTTGCCGGACGGCGACGGGCTGTCGCTTGTGCCGAGATTGCGCTCGGCGAAGAACACGACGCCCGTTCTGGTGCTGACGGCGAAGGGCGAAACGTCTGACAAGGTCGATGGGCTGGACATGGGCGCGGACGACTATCTGGCCAAGCCGTTCGCCTTCGAAGAATTGCTGGCCCGCTTGCGCGCTTTGCTCAGGCGGCCGGCGCCGATGCAGTCGCAATTCATTCGTGCCGGCGATCTGGTGCTCGATGTCGGGCATCGCGAGACTGCAATCCGCGGCGAGCCGCTCAGCCTGCCACGGCGCGAACTCCTGGTGCTGGAGGCGCTGATGCGGCGCACCGGCCGCATGGTGCAGCGCGAGGCCTTGATGGAAGCGGTGTTCGGCCTCGACGACGAAATCCAGTCCAACGCGCTCGACACCCATGTCTCGCGCCTGCGCCGCAAGCTCACCGACGCCGATGCCGGGGTGACGATCAACGGCATTCGCGGCGTCGGCTATCTCCTGCGTGAGACGACATGAGCCTCGAGCCATGAGTATCAGGCGCCCGCGTTCGCTCAAATGGAGCCTGGTGCTGCGCATCGCCTTGCTGCAATGCGCGATGCTGACGCTGATCATTGTCGGCATTCTCGGTGCGTTGCTGGCTACCGGCCTCATTCCACACGACTACGAAGACGGCACGATGGACGTGCTGGCGGATGCGGTGGCGCGTGACGCGGGCGGCAAGCTTGCCCTGCGGGAGACCTCGGATCTGACGAAGCTGCGATCCGATGTCCCCGATCTCTGGTTCATCATCCGCGACAAGCAGGGGCAGCGGCTGCAGGAGGGCACGGTGCCGGCCATCTTCCAGCCCTTTGTCGGGCTGCTGGACACCATCAGTGATGCGCGTATCGACCATACAATCGGGCAAAGCGCGCCGCCGGAGGGGAAAATCCGCTGGACCGACACCGCGGCCGGCAACGTACAGATCTTCTCCGGCACCAAGGGCGGGCTTTCGCTGCTGCGTCTGCTCGGACAGGCGCCGCAATTCTTCCTGCAGGGCATATTGCCGCTCGCCGGACTGATGGCGCTGGCCACGCTGTTTGCGACGCCCTGGGTGGTGCGCGGCGCGCTGTCGGGCCTTGGCCATGCGGCCGCCGAGGCCGAACGCATCGACATCGACCAGCGCGGTGTACAGCTGCCGCTGAAGGACGTGCCAAAGGAAGTCACGCCGCTGGTGAAGGCGGTGAATGCCGCCCTTGCGCGACTCGACAAAGGCTATGAACGCCACAAGCGTTTCCTGACCGACGCCGCCCATGAGTTGAGGACACCGGTGGCCATCCTCAACACGCGCCTGGCCTCGCTGCCGGCAACACCCGAGCGGGCACGGCTGCTGCAGGATGCAGCACGGCTTTCAACGCTGACCGACCAGCTGCTCGACCTGCAACGTCTCGACCGGCAAACCGCATCCTTCGAGACGGTCAACCTGGTGGCGATCGCGCGCGGCGTCATTGTCGACCTCGCGCCGATGGCCTTCTCGGCCGGGTACGAGATGTCGTTCGAGCCGGAACGGGAAACGGTTTTCGCCAGCGGCGACCGCACCGCGATCGAACGTGCCGTGACCAACATCGTCCAGAACGCCATCGAGCATGGCGGCCGCGCGGGCAAGATCACCGTGGGTGTCACAACGCCAGCCGTCATCGAGGTGCGGGAC from Mesorhizobium sp. NZP2077 encodes the following:
- a CDS encoding ABC transporter permease, producing the protein MPRATAPAILPGSGGMRGALSDLFWRRPQLLLLLMLLPPVLWLGIVYIGSLFALLAQSFFSIDEYSGLINRQFTLKTYGDLLQAANLDIILRTVTMAALVTLASAIVAFPIAYYAARYARGRWKALFYLGVMLPLWSSYLVKIYAWKLILAKEGILTWLLAKLHLLWLLDAWLSLPVVGGNSLSVSFTGTFIVFVYVWLPFMILPVQAALERVPGNLVEASSDLGASPGQTFRNVLFPLALPGIVAGSIFTFSLTLGDYIIPQIIGTSRLFIGQAVYSQQGTAGNIPLAAAFTVVPIVIMGFYLWGAKRMGAFDAL
- a CDS encoding ABC transporter ATP-binding protein, with amino-acid sequence MTSAVSFQKVSRHFGSVRAVDAVDLDVAPGEFFAMLGPSGSGKTTCLRLIAGFEQPTAGSISIFGERAEGVPPYRRNVNTVFQDYALFPHLNVLDNVAYGLMVKGVGKAERHKAAEEALSLVRLPGYGARRPGQLSGGQRQRVALARALVNQPKVLLLDEPLGALDLKLRENMQEELKSLQKALGVTFVFVTHDQGEALSMADRVAVFNDGRIMQIGTPEDIYQRPKTRFVADFVGSSNVLPPDFVQRYSGQHRWGSLRPESIRVGRAASGEGVAARLVSTNYLGATTRLALDADGLKLHAIVPAGTTLPAEGEAVVLTFNREHLHLMDEPA
- a CDS encoding ABC transporter substrate-binding protein; protein product: MNSFLKSCTALTVALTFSGQAVAQVKELGKGEGQVNIVAWPGYIERGETDKGYDWVTAFEKDSGCKVNVKTANTSDEMVSLMNEGGFDLVTASGDASLRLVAGKRVQPINTDLIPSWKAVDDRLKDAPWFTVDKVHYGVPYQWGPNILMYNTEVFKEAPKSWNVVFEEMKLPDGKSNKGRVQAYDGPIHIADAANYLMFHKPELGIKDPYELNEDQYKAALDLLRVQRTLVGRYWHDAAIQVDDFQNEGVVASGSWPYQVNTLVAAKKPVASTVPEEGVTGWADTTMMEADAAHPNCAYMWLEHSLSPKVQGDVSAWFGSLPVVPAACKGNELLGEEGCKTNGYDNFDKIKFWKTPVSKCVTQKDQCVPYYRWVSDYIGVIGGR
- a CDS encoding LysR substrate-binding domain-containing protein — protein: MAFTIRQLQFFIAVAEQGTVSGAAQNLSISQSSVTEAIKELESDLGVELFERHPRGLNITHKGHQFLRHATKILADVSDARRSFSGEQAVAGGRLQLGVTSLVAGYVLSDLLARYRRAYPGVEVSAIEDNGDYLEHLLIGGKLDIAVMVTSNLRDRTALQSEILEVSAYRLWLPLGHSLAGADIISIGDIAGEPLIMLTVDEIEENTGKLLTAIGAKPHVAFRTRSVEAVRSLVATGAGVALLPDLVYRPWSLEGDRIESRDISGSLPVVQVGMVWRRGSGLPQAARDFIGLAQSQRTVRQRP
- a CDS encoding DedA family protein translates to MTGPLSVILGFGLFGVFCLAFTEKILPVPPSHVLLLFLGMTAAPDVSTLAILLTVTTLASFSGCLVWYGVGRRIGFDRADRLIERAGRYVFLRPATYRKLGQAYRRNHVFVSLLAQFIPTVRNYLPIAAGALCLPALPFAAATLLGATLWNLGFLVTGYLLHGSGQGTFTVGFRIIVIVVALETAFMLALRYGPACRRRIRLMLG
- a CDS encoding methyltransferase domain-containing protein, which translates into the protein MTRDIGPETGPVLELGPGTGPFTRALLSRGVREEDLTLIESDPDFAALLMRRFPAARIFEMDAVGLQHLSLFQSPVVGAAVSGLPFRLISPRKTLAILEGVFANLRPGGALYQFTLGRRCPFDQSLLDRLDLEVTRVGHTFRNFPPATVYRVARIKTLGIYDWRFA